A genomic region of Anopheles aquasalis chromosome Y, idAnoAquaMG_Q_19, whole genome shotgun sequence contains the following coding sequences:
- the LOC126579739 gene encoding uncharacterized protein LOC126579739, producing the protein MVSRLVTLASWSTGLAAKVDFFLPAELLLLLPGFHLATRWHRKRWLRLLYRLTQLVQLCQYLLWADRFYLALVDGPRRSAKILHVANTFGVLTMMLARMLVLRWFLGDIEQFKGYQRARRRTHRHDSLPTIVTIALAFQAIGLADRAVFCFSRTYRHELYEMPSNVAACGWWCEAAVHLLSFDFAWRWAAAYNASLTTINTLLMGLADELAHLVAGYGRLLGGEHAPSAGTVDWRQLEHNIAQTVGQHEQFLAQLERLRPFLRATFLVMFYSAVLFLAIGTFMITANGTTTYDVILSGFLCALLLECYWCCRLVDRLNELNAGIGTLLYGLDWPTVLRYRGENAGEASHYRQVRAALSIIQSRTQVGLGISCGGMFAISSEAFASLVKMTYTMLMFLRDTQSVPS; encoded by the exons ATGGTTAGTCGGCTAGTGACGCTCGCGAGCTGGAGTACGGGGCTGGCGGCGAAGGTGGACTTTTTCCTGCCGGCCgagttgctgctactgttgcccGGTTTCCATCTGGCCACCCGTTGGCACCGGAAGCGCTGGTTACGGTTACTGTACCGGTTGACGCAGCTGGTCCAGCTGTGCCAGTACCTGCTGTGGGCGGACCGGTTCTACCTGGCGCTCGTCGATGGTCCCCGCCGGTCCGCCAAGATCCTGCACGTTGCCAACACGTTCGGtgtgctgacgatgatgctggcccggatgctggtgctccggtggTTCCTGGGCGACATTGAACAGTTCAAGGGTTACCAGCGGGCTCGGCGCCGCACGCACCGGCACGATTCGCTGCCCACCATCGTGACGATCGCGCTCGCCTTCCAGGCGATCGGGCTTGCCGACCGGGCCGTCTTCTGTTTCTCCCGGACGTACCGGCACGAGCTGTACGAGATGCCGAGCAATGTGGCCGCctgcggttggtggtgcgaaGCCGCCGTCCATCTGCTGTCGTTTGACTTTGCGTGGCGTTGGGCCGCCGCCTACAACGCAtcgctcaccaccatcaacacgcTGCTGATGGGGCTGGCGGACGAGCTGGCGCATCTGGTGGCCGGTTATGGTCGGCTGTTGGGGGGGGAGCACGCCCCCAGCGCCGGGACCGTCGATTGGCGGCAGCTCGAACACAACATCGCCCAAACGGTCGGCCAGCATGAGCAGTTTCTGGCGCAGCTCGAACGGTTGCGGCCATTCCTGCGGGCTACCTTTCTGGTGATGTTTTACTCCGCTGTCCTCTTTCTTGCCATCGGTACGTTCATGATCACGGCCAACGGGACCACCACCTATGACGTCATTCTGAGTGGTTTCCTCTGCGCCCTGTTGCTCGAGTGttactggtgctgccggttggtCGATCGGCTCAACGAACTG AACGCAGGCATCGGTACACTGCTGTACGGGTTAGACTGGCCAACGGTGCTACGGTACCGGGGTGAGAATGCCGGTGAAGCGAGCCACTATCGGCAGGTCCGGGCGGCCCTCTCGATCATCCAGAGCCGCACGCAGGTCGGGCTCGGTATCAGCTGCGGTGGTATGTTTGCGATTTCCAGCGAAGCGTTCGCCAGCCTGGTGAAGATGACCTACACGATGCTGATGTTCCTCCGGGACACCCAATCGGTACCGTCGTAG
- the LOC126579934 gene encoding uncharacterized protein LOC126579934 has protein sequence MYQRETLLNIDEDSRKEKRRERAELQKELYKALSGVVLLGGQPAQPTDEKLCELEELLNDPRWIRLQDLVEEMKFWDAATTIPKLKSFLYNARQQDVIGKLLDNTAISFSYLKLIIQHFQADNERIEPDLNAPIHYAVRQLNDELLDWLLNDRQQRVDVNLRNNQKETALGILCALYDECMKETNRQQRSTVNVLGKIRHQIGQLLAAGADFNICSMQLKLPFELLLKHYQSDESTGRFVDRCVQGAGQALAIGHIHKRTVEFHNKESPVKVTEELLEICLRYNDQQSFLHYLGSFTVTDQNVKKLIQVVLHTAVEQKLSECVRKVVDLFGALIFQVVIRPMGRDAKRVKLQKSSELVHRVELKGLLKKACLMADVLIVQLFMGRMTDLLVLNDDPLLALTLTKAYDAKRRTEDREALLAVAGYLATQQNIYMSKPDNSGNTPLHLALKYGFNEIATTLLRQRYAYIGLRNRDNLTPLDYGGYGFWKTYLDSCIEVDSERSAQDRNVLRFNLNCLEPYRLKKPQATGVATAATKTASSSALAGQQKESGFHVIQEASKVKQQPHKYARVQTEMTVIRQIAESKELKRLLIHPIIYTFIMVKWIRLSHWTYLNLLLTVGTMLVFGWHSLDACSLDGSPALPLKICAGFGTLCIVVREVLQLLFLRKSYITFENAMDIGNIVAMVVVLSQGCNGLLSSFLMISFAMQLTFLLGSLPFNTLSTIMYMFKTVSQNFLKSFLLFLPLISSFIFAFYLTYNDTLAVADGSASAANSTIDTSSTEDNFNNFRTFWNATIKTLVMTTGEFEAAAIDFSGGKLLLFMVFLFFAPIVILNLINGLAVSDIAAIREESELISISKKVMLLERYERGVVNVPLGWMKRKFPEPFFECHNCWIHIRTDQFRKIFIHVLNPVVTPSAAGSVAEQSTKPKKEKPTPVSLSSCSLLWPNGTDKLINLRLFKLTSFLKLDSAIANEALAVIERKLLSTKQPAVMEARTVASSEQPLVTGTKHTVDLAALQNEVRELRILMERWRLELQGMRKEKLAGRKQQKTKQKKRARQKLSELARDL, from the exons ATGTATCAAA GGGAAACACTACTCAATATAGACGAAGACAGCCGCAAAGAGAAACGCAGAGAGCGTGCTGAGCTGCAG AAAGAACTCTATAAGGCGCTCtccggtgtggtgctgctcggtggacAACCTGCGCAACCGACGGATGAGAAGTTGTGTGAGTTGGAAGAGCTGTTAAACGATCCACGATGGATCCGGCTCCAAGATCTGGTGGAAGAGATGAAGTTCTGGGATGCGGCGACAACGATACCGAAGCTCAAATCGTTTCTTTACAATGCGCGGCAGCAGGATGTGATTGGGAAGCTACTGGACAACACGGCCATCAGCTTCTCATACCTCAAGCTAATTATACAACACTTTCAGGCTGACAACGAG CGCATTGAACCGGACCTCAATGCTCCCATTCACTATGCCGTGAGGCAACTGAATGATGAACTCCTGGACTGGCTTCTGAACGATCGGCAACAGCGGGTGGACGTGAATTTACGCAACAATCAAAAAGAGACGGCCCTGGGCATACTCTGCGCGTTGTACGACGAGTGCATGAAAGAGACCAACCGGCAGCAACGCTCGACGGTAAATGTGTTGGGCAAAATAAGACACCAGATCGGCCAGTTGCTGGCGGCCGGAGCGGACTTTAACATCTGTAGCATGCAGCTGAAGTTGCCGTTTGAGCTTCTGCTAAAGCACTACCAAAGCGATGAATCTACAGGAAGGTTCGTGGATCGTTGCGTGCAAGGCGCCGGCCAAGCGCTCGCGATCGGTCACATCCATAAGCGCACGGTGGAGTTTCACAACAAAGAATCGCCGGTAAAAGTGACggaggagctgctggaaaTTTGTTTGCGCTACAATGACCAGCAGAGTTTCCTGCACTACTTAGGCAGCTTCACGGTAACGGATCAGAACGTAAAGAAGCTGATTCAGGTTGTGCTGCATACCGCCGTCGAGCAGAAGCTGAGCGAATGTGTGCGCAAGGTCGTCGACCTGTTCGGTGCCCTGATATTTCAAGTCGTCATTCGACCGATGGGACGCGATGCGAAACGCGTAAAGTTACAAAAGTCCTCGGAGCTGGTTCATCGGGTTGAGTTGAAAGGACTGCTGAAAAAGGCCTGCCTAATGGCAGACGTGTTGATTGTTCAGTTATTCATGGGCCGTATGACAGATTTGTTGGTGCTTAATGATGATCCACTGCTAGCCCTGACGCTGACCAAAGCATACGATGCTAAACGCCGCACGGAGGACCGGGAAGCGCTACTGGCGGTGGCGGGCTATCTGGCAACACAGCAAAACATTTACATGTCCAAACCGGACAACTCCGGTAACACACCACTGCATCTGGCACTGAAATATGGTTTCAACGAGATCGCGACCACATTATTGAGGCAACGTTACGCTTACATTGGTTTGCGTAACCGGGACAACCTGACGCCGTTGGACTACGGTGGGTACGGATTCTGGAAGACCTATCTCGATAGCTGCATTGAAGTCGACAGTGAACGATCCGCCCAGGACCGAAACGTACTGCGGTTCAACCTGAACTGCTTGGAACCGTACCGATTGAAGAAACCACAGGCAACAGGAGTCGCGACAGCAGCCACAAAAACTGCGTCTTCCTCCGCGTTGGCCGGTCAGCAAAAGGAAAGTGGATTCCACGTTATCCAGGAAgcatcgaaagtgaaacaacagCCACACAAGTACGCTCGCGTCCAGACCGAAATGACCGTGATACGGCAGATCGCGGAATCGAAGGAATTGAAGCGGTTACTGATTCACCCCATTATCTACACGTTCATTATGGTCAAGTGGATTCGGTTAAGCCACTGGACGTACCTGAACCTTCTGCTCACTGTCGGTACGATGCTGGTTTTCGGATGGCACTCGCTGGACGCTTGCTCCCTCGATGGCAGCCCCGCCCTACCGCTCAAGATCTGTGCAGGCTTTGGCACACTGTGCATCGTTGTTCGTGAAGTGTTGCAGCTTCTGTTCCTGCGAAAGTCCTACATTACGTTCGAGAACGCGATGGACATTGGGAACATCGTGGCAATGGTCGTGGTGCTATCGCAGGGCTGCAATGGGCTGCTCTCGTCCTTTCTGATGATCAGCTTTGCCATGCAGCTCACCTTCCTGCTCGGTTCGCTACCGTTCAACACCCTCTCGACCATTATGTACATGTTCAAGACAGTCTCGCAGAACTTTCTCAAGAGCTTCCTGCTCTTTCTGCCACTGATTAGCTCGTTTATCTTCGCGTTCTACCTCACGTACAACGATACACTGGCGGTGGCAGAtggatcggcatcggcagcgaACAGCACCATCGACACATCCTCCACTGAGGACAACTTTAACAATTTCCGCACGTTCTGGAACGCCACCATCAAGACGCTGGTCATGACGACCGGTGAGTTCGAGGCGGCTGCCATCGACTTTAGCGGTGGCAAGCTGCTCCTGTTCATGGTATTCCTCTTCTTCGCCCCCATCGTCATCCTTAACCTGATCAACGGTCTCGCCGTCAGCGATATTGCGGCGATCCGCGAGGAATCCGAGCTGATCAGTATCAGCAAAAAGGTGATGCTGTTGGAGCGGTACGAGCGGGGCGTTGTCAACGTACCACTAGGCTGGATGAAGCGCAAATTTCCCGAGCCCTTCTTCGAGTGCCACAACTGTTGGATACACATCCGGACCGACCAGTTCCGGAAGATTTTTATCCATGTACTTAACCCGGTGGTAACGCCATCGGCAGCTGGGTCAGTGGCCGAGCAGAgcacgaaaccgaaaaaggaaaaaccgacACCGGTCTCGCTGTCCTCCTGTTCCCTGCTGTGGCCCAATGGCACCGATAAACTCATCAACTTGCGCCTCTTCAAGTTAACCTCCTTCCTCAAGCTCGACAGTGCCATTGCAAACGAGGCGCTGGCCGTGATCGAACGAAAGCTGCTGAGCACCAAGCAGCCAGCGGTGATGGAGGCCCGAACTGTGGCCAGTTCCGAGCAACCGCTGGTTACCGGCACAAAGCACACCGTCGATCTGGCAGCATTACAGAACGAGGTACGCGAACTGCGTATCCTCATGGAACGGTGGCGCCTGGAGCTGCAAGGAATGCGCAAGGagaagctggctggccggaagcagcagaagacaaagcaaaagaaacgagCGCGGCAGAAGCTGTCAGAGTTAGCTAGGGATCTTTAG